The Musa acuminata AAA Group cultivar baxijiao chromosome BXJ1-3, Cavendish_Baxijiao_AAA, whole genome shotgun sequence genome window below encodes:
- the LOC135622247 gene encoding plant UBX domain-containing protein 4-like, translating to MMWMQYLSKLGRWVPCKDLFSLSPLVQEVSLELAGYFTGESVPPTPQQPEIFVHNICFWRHGFAVNDGALRRFDDPENASFLESIRKSECPKELEPAHRRSMVNVNSIRREENCPEPVGVSFHFKVWEGHLGVGRF from the exons ATGATGTGGATGCAATATTTGAGCAAGCTAGGCAGATGGGTGCCATGCAAGGACCTTTTCAGCCTCAGTCCTCTAGTTCAAGAAGTTTCACTGGAACTGGCAGGTTATTTTACAGGTGAATCAGTACCACCTACTCCCCAGCAGCCTGAAATTTTTGTGCATAATATCTGTTTCTGGAGGCATGGATTTGCTGTGAATGATGGTGCATTAAGGAGGTTTGATGATCCTGAAAATGCATCCTTCCTAGAG AGCATTAGAAAGTCTGAATGCCCCAAAGAACTTGAGCCAGCACATCGGAGGTCCATGGTTAATGTCAATTCCATTCGGAGGGAAGAAAATTGCCCT GAGCCTGTGGGCGTCTCTTTTCATTTCAAGGTGTGGGAAGGACACTTGGGGGTGGGGAGATTCTGA